A region from the Peromyscus maniculatus bairdii isolate BWxNUB_F1_BW_parent chromosome 5, HU_Pman_BW_mat_3.1, whole genome shotgun sequence genome encodes:
- the LOC143266854 gene encoding prolactin-3B1-like has protein sequence MQLSLTQLSFSGTLLLLAISNLLLWEHVISSPSPRLSTGTLYQRVVGLSHYTHDLASKVFADFNMKFGRNIWKQSLMLGTCHTAAIPTPENSEQVHQTKSEDLLKVTISVLQAWEEPLKHMVAAVAALPDASEVMLSNIKELEERILGLLEGLKTILSRVQPGAVENDYTFWSGWSDLQSSDEDTRNIALYTLGRCVRRDTHKVDNYVKVLKCRDVHDNNC, from the exons ATGCAGCTGTCGTTGACTCAACTGTCCTTCT ctgggACACTGCTTTTGCTGGCAATATCAAATCTGCTCCTTTGGGAGCATGTGATCTCCTCACCAAGTCCCCGTTTGTCCACTGGAACCCTATACCAACGTGTGGTTGGATTGTCACACTACACCCACGATCTTGCTTCAAAAGTCTTCGCTGACTTT aATATGAAGTTTGGCAGAAACATTTGGAAACAGAGCCTGATGTTGGGAACTTGCCACACTGCTGCTATCCCTACTCCAGAAAATAGTGAACAAGTCCACCAAACAAAA TCAGAAGATCTTCTGAAAGTGACCATCAGTGTTTTACAAGCCTGGGAAGAGCCTCTGAAGCACATGGTGGCTGccgtggctgctcttccagatgcaTCTGAGGTTATGCTGTCAAACATAAAAGAGTTGGAAGAAAGAATTCTAGGCCTCCTGGAGGGACTGAAGACCATACTCAGTAGG GTTCAGCCTGGAGCTGTTGAAAATGATTATACTTTCTGGTCTGGATGGTCAGATTTGCAGTCATCTGATGAAGACACTCGTAATATTGCTTTGTATACCCTGGGCCGCTGTGTGCGCAGGGATACACACAAGGTTGACAATTATGTCAAAGTCTTGAAGTGCCGAGATGTTCATGACAACAACTGCTGA